One part of the Homo sapiens chromosome 19, GRCh38.p14 Primary Assembly genome encodes these proteins:
- the NR1H2 gene encoding oxysterols receptor LXR-beta isoform 1 (isoform 1 is encoded by transcript variant 1), giving the protein MSSPTTSSLDTPLPGNGPPQPGAPSSSPTVKEEGPEPWPGGPDPDVPGTDEASSACSTDWVIPDPEEEPERKRKKGPAPKMLGHELCRVCGDKASGFHYNVLSCEGCKGFFRRSVVRGGARRYACRGGGTCQMDAFMRRKCQQCRLRKCKEAGMREQCVLSEEQIRKKKIRKQQQESQSQSQSPVGPQGSSSSASGPGASPGGSEAGSQGSGEGEGVQLTAAQELMIQQLVAAQLQCNKRSFSDQPKVTPWPLGADPQSRDARQQRFAHFTELAIISVQEIVDFAKQVPGFLQLGREDQIALLKASTIEIMLLETARRYNHETECITFLKDFTYSKDDFHRAGLQVEFINPIFEFSRAMRRLGLDDAEYALLIAINIFSADRPNVQEPGRVEALQQPYVEALLSYTRIKRPQDQLRFPRMLMKLVSLRTLSSVHSEQVFALRLQDKKLPPLLSEIWDVHE; this is encoded by the exons ATGTCCTCTCCTACCACGAGTTCCCTGGATACCCCCCTGCCTG GAAATGGCCCCCCTCAGCCTGGCGCCCCTTCTTCTTCACCCACTGTAAAGGAGGAGGGTCCGGAGCCGTGGCCCGGGGGTCCGGACCCTGATGTCCCAGGCACTGATGAGGCCAGCTCAGCCTGCAGCACAGACTGGG TCATCCCAGATCCCGAAGAGGAACCAGAGCGCAAGCGAAAGAAGGGCCCAGCCCCGAAGATGCTGGGCCACGAGCTTTGCCGTGTCTGTGGGGACAAGGCCTCCGGCTTCCACTACAACGTGCTCAGCTGCGAAGGCTGCAAGGGCTTCTTCCGGCGCAGTGTGGTCCGTGGTGGGGCCAGGCGCTATGCCTGCCGGGGTGGCGGAACCTGCCAGATGGACGCTTTCATGCGGCGCAAGTGCCAGCAGTGCCGGCTGCGCAAGTGCAAGGAGGCAGGGATGAGGGAGCAGT GCGTCCTTTCTGAAGAACAGATCCGGAAGAAGAAGATTCGGAAACAGCAGCAGGAGTCACAGTCACAGTCGCAGTCACCTGTGGGGCCGCAGGGCAGCAGCAGCTCAGCCTCTGGGCCTGGGGCTTCCCCTGGTGGATCTGAGGCAGGCAGCCAGGGCTCCGGGGAAGGCGAGGGTGTCCAGCTAACAGCGGCTCAAGAACTAATGATCCAGCAGTTGGTGGCGGCCCAACTGCAGTGCAACAAACGCTCCTTCTCCGACCAGCCCAAAGTCACG ccctggcccctggGCGCAGACCCCCAGTCCCGAGATGCCCGCCAGCAACGCTTTGCCCACTTCACGGAGCTGGCCATCATCTCAGTCCAGGAGATCGTGGACTTCGCTAAGCAAGTGCCTGGTTTCCTGCAGCTGGGCCGGGAGGACCAGATCGCCCTCCTGAAGGCATCCACTATCGAG ATCATGCTGCTAGAGACAGCCAGGCGCTACAACCACGAGACAGAGTGTATCACCTTCTTGAAGGACTTCACCTACAGCAAGGACGACTTCCACCGTGCAG GCCTGCAGGTGGAGTTCATCAACCCCATCTTCGAGTTCTCGCGGGCCATGCGGCGGCTGGGCCTGGACGACGCTGAGTACGCCCTGCTCATCGCCATCAACATCTTCTCGGCCGACCGGCCCAACGTGCAGGAGCCGGGCCGCGTGGAGGCGTTGCAGCAGCCCTACGTGGAGGCGCTGCTGTCCTACACGCGCATCAAGAGGCCGCAG GACCAGCTGCGCTTCCCGCGCATGCTCATGAAGCTGGTGAGCCTGCGCACGCTGAGCTCTGTGCACTCGGAGCAGGTCTTCGCCTTGCGGCTCCAGGACAAGAAGCTGCCGCCTCTGCTGTCGGAGATCTGGGACGTCCACGAGTGA
- the NR1H2 gene encoding oxysterols receptor LXR-beta isoform 2 (isoform 2 is encoded by transcript variant 2) — MSSPTTSSLDTPLPGNGPPQPGAPSSSPTVKEEGPEPWPGGPDPDVPGTDEASSACSTDWGVLSEEQIRKKKIRKQQQESQSQSQSPVGPQGSSSSASGPGASPGGSEAGSQGSGEGEGVQLTAAQELMIQQLVAAQLQCNKRSFSDQPKVTPWPLGADPQSRDARQQRFAHFTELAIISVQEIVDFAKQVPGFLQLGREDQIALLKASTIEIMLLETARRYNHETECITFLKDFTYSKDDFHRAGLQVEFINPIFEFSRAMRRLGLDDAEYALLIAINIFSADRPNVQEPGRVEALQQPYVEALLSYTRIKRPQDQLRFPRMLMKLVSLRTLSSVHSEQVFALRLQDKKLPPLLSEIWDVHE; from the exons ATGTCCTCTCCTACCACGAGTTCCCTGGATACCCCCCTGCCTG GAAATGGCCCCCCTCAGCCTGGCGCCCCTTCTTCTTCACCCACTGTAAAGGAGGAGGGTCCGGAGCCGTGGCCCGGGGGTCCGGACCCTGATGTCCCAGGCACTGATGAGGCCAGCTCAGCCTGCAGCACAGACTGGG GCGTCCTTTCTGAAGAACAGATCCGGAAGAAGAAGATTCGGAAACAGCAGCAGGAGTCACAGTCACAGTCGCAGTCACCTGTGGGGCCGCAGGGCAGCAGCAGCTCAGCCTCTGGGCCTGGGGCTTCCCCTGGTGGATCTGAGGCAGGCAGCCAGGGCTCCGGGGAAGGCGAGGGTGTCCAGCTAACAGCGGCTCAAGAACTAATGATCCAGCAGTTGGTGGCGGCCCAACTGCAGTGCAACAAACGCTCCTTCTCCGACCAGCCCAAAGTCACG ccctggcccctggGCGCAGACCCCCAGTCCCGAGATGCCCGCCAGCAACGCTTTGCCCACTTCACGGAGCTGGCCATCATCTCAGTCCAGGAGATCGTGGACTTCGCTAAGCAAGTGCCTGGTTTCCTGCAGCTGGGCCGGGAGGACCAGATCGCCCTCCTGAAGGCATCCACTATCGAG ATCATGCTGCTAGAGACAGCCAGGCGCTACAACCACGAGACAGAGTGTATCACCTTCTTGAAGGACTTCACCTACAGCAAGGACGACTTCCACCGTGCAG GCCTGCAGGTGGAGTTCATCAACCCCATCTTCGAGTTCTCGCGGGCCATGCGGCGGCTGGGCCTGGACGACGCTGAGTACGCCCTGCTCATCGCCATCAACATCTTCTCGGCCGACCGGCCCAACGTGCAGGAGCCGGGCCGCGTGGAGGCGTTGCAGCAGCCCTACGTGGAGGCGCTGCTGTCCTACACGCGCATCAAGAGGCCGCAG GACCAGCTGCGCTTCCCGCGCATGCTCATGAAGCTGGTGAGCCTGCGCACGCTGAGCTCTGTGCACTCGGAGCAGGTCTTCGCCTTGCGGCTCCAGGACAAGAAGCTGCCGCCTCTGCTGTCGGAGATCTGGGACGTCCACGAGTGA